The DNA region ATCCGTAAAAAGGGTGATGGCACGGAACATTGTTACTGTAGACAAAACATCTACTGTGATGGAGGTTGCCGGCCTGATGACATCCAAAAACGTAGGGAGTATTCTTGTTATTGACAAGGAGAAGAATGAATATATCGGGATAATTACTGAGCGGGATGTCGTCAGAAAGGTTGTAGCAAAGGGCGTGGATGCGAACAGCTATATGGTTAAAGGGGTGATGAGTTCTCCTCTTGTGACAATAGAAAGCAGCAAAACAATTTTTGAGGCAGGAGATTTAATGGATCAGAAGAAGGTAAGGCACCTTGCAGTTACTGAAGGGGGCGACCTTGTAGGTGTTGTTTCTATTCGTGATCTGATAAATCCAACTCAATATGA from Nitrospirota bacterium includes:
- a CDS encoding CBS domain-containing protein, translating into MISVKRVMARNIVTVDKTSTVMEVAGLMTSKNVGSILVIDKEKNEYIGIITERDVVRKVVAKGVDANSYMVKGVMSSPLVTIESSKTIFEAGDLMDQKKVRHLAVTEGGDLVGVVSIRDLINPTQYDDESW